TCGCGTTCAGCAGTTGCATCACAATCTTCGCTATCGTACAGGCAACTCGAAGAGGACGATCGACAAACTGATGTCAACTCGTCCTTGTCTTCACTCCAAGAATCTGTGTCTACTATCTGTTGCCCCGAATTGAGGAATGACACCAAGTAATGAAAAAACTATCTGTACAGGGCCTCACGATGGGCGAGTATCAGTTTGTGTCTGATGCGCTCTTGGCACGTATTTATACTTTGAACAGAACGTTCTAAAACGAAGGCTgacaaattttacattttttaaatttttttacgGTTTAGTTCCTGTAAATAGTTCATAGGCTCAGTTaggttttaaatttttttggtctgactttttatttcaaatttcggcGAGAGGTAAAAAGGAGGGAAAGTACACGCGCGAGGATCGGAGGACTCGAAATACGAGGGGCTCCTGCGTCTCGCGCGTGTTCTTGTATTGTATTCGTTCTTTTGTCTCTCATCATGAGGGAGTGTTCACTGTTTGTTCTGGTTTTGCCCTCATAAGCACTGAGAGTCATTAAAGATAAAAACGCGGAAACCTTTCAACATCCGCCTCACCGACTTTTTTTGTGAGACTTTGGCGGGGTGATTAATGTCTCTACttcacattttattttgtattgtgAAAATTACAAACATGATATCATGGGTAACAAATTACTCTCTTATTCTGGCGCGAATTTTCAGCGTTCGTGTGAAATTACGATGTTGCCacgtaaatttttttcttcagtgaaAAACGCCGCTCGTTGTGAACGCATTTTCTTAGCTATGTTATTTAAGAGGTAATCAAATGGTGTGCACGCGAAATGAGGAAATAATTTCACTTTCGTTTTGCTTACGCTGTGAAGAGCGTATAGATGAGGGAAGCTCGCCTTAAGGAATTGATCAAAATCGTGAAATTCTTCCCTAATTTGATTCGTCACCACTTATTACAATTActtattattagtaaattgtttttggaagGAAGTCATTTGGTTCTATTTTCCCATCACATGTGGAGGTCAAATTACCTCATGGCAGACCGTTGTTTAGATAAGTTAACTCGGaataagaaattttaaatcttATCTGTCGCTTTTGACTCAAACCCCTTCAGATACTTGAACATGATTTTGCGAGCGGCAAAATTGTTACGCCAACGATTGacgagagtgaaacaaaagtcTTGATTTCGTAGTTTCTCTTACTTGTGCAATATTGTTGGAACTCATTTggcgatattttttttgtttcgtgaAGCAATACAAGGCTGTAATTATAAATTCAATGCATGAGTGACAGGCCGAAAAGATTCTCAGTAAATTTGCCTTAAATAGAGGAGTAAAATTGAAGATGATGGTTAAATCTGTGCAAGGCCTTTGAGATATTTGGTTCGCGTTCACAATGGAGCTAGTACAACATCACTCCAAGAGTGAGTATGTCTTTACATATTAACCGTTTTAGTTGagtttttccgtttttttttttgcaggcgAGAGTATATAATATCCTGAAATGgttgcatttgttttttcagtgaTAGCAAGGTTTCTTCTGCTCATGTTCTTATGTTTTGGCCGAGATGCTTCATCATTCTGTAAGTTTGCGATTGCACGGCAACACAAATCTGATTTTTACAAGTGTACATAAGGTCTTATCCCAACTGTTATGGTATTCATTTTGAAGTGTTAGCATTCATGTTTATTGTCTTCATATTCTTTGCCGTTTTCCCCTTTCGTAATGTTTGGTTTAAGGCCTTACTTACATAGAATGCCAATGAATCACGGTCATGTTTATGAAGAATTGATAGTTAAGTTATTGCCCTGAGGTTGTACCATTTACCCGAGGAAGTAATTCGACCTCAAAGTAACAACAAATCTTTGAGTCGTGAAAAATCCTTAAGACCTGGCGGAAATAAGATGACTGTTAGCATTGCTGTGAATGTTAGTAAGGTAAATCATGAAAAGGCCTGTtgttttagggaaaaaaaaaacgagtgAGGGGTGGTATTTTTATTACCATACGCATTCTAGCTGCAAAagatcttgaaaacaaaattgctcTGAGACAATGGTCTACAGCGAAATAAAGCTTGGAAGGAATGTAACGATTGAATACTGATGCTCTCTAATAAGTTTGAAGACTTAAGGGAACTAAATTTTGAACAGATCAAAAATCTTACACCAAAATCGCCGAGGAATTTCAagagaaaaggacaaaaactgCCAGTTGCAGTTCGTGCAAGAAAATGCATCGTTTCCTTGATCAAGCGTTTAGTAATGCAAACTAATTCTTTGAAAAGTGCTTCTGATTCTAAATAAACGAGAAACTTAAGAAATATCTCGGTCATTCTTAGAGCACATTTTTTCGTCTATTTTTGCCTTTATAACTTACACCTCAAATCTTTGATCTCTATGTTTTTTTCCGTGGACAGTATTATTTTTGATCGCCAAACAATTACGTTGCAATTAAAACCGCATATTTAACCATAATTTAACCGTAATGTGAAAACACGACTTTTCTGAAACTTTTATTACGTCAGACACGCTAGTTAAGAAACAGATCGAGCGTGAATCGACAATTTAGCGCTTTGCCGAATTTGATTGTGGGCTCCCACAGAGCGCTTTCATGACAGTTCCAAATATAAACTTCGTCGGTAAGAGCTCCAAGAAACGTTACTTAAAAGCAATGACGCATTCAAGCTGAAAAGAACGACAAGTATCAAGTTGAGATAATACGGGAAATTTTCACTTACCAAGGGTTTAATTGTTGTACCAGTATTGACAAAGTGTTGTTTGTTATGCAAATAATAAAAGTTCTTTGAACAAAGAATCATTGACCCAACGTTTTTGGGCCTCTCCGTTTCCTTGGCAAACTCTTACGAGTTAAGTTTGAATTCATCTTGATGATGGAACGAAGTCAAAATGCGTCTTTAGGGAACGAACCACAGAAATTTTGTATcgaattgttttgaaaatgctccAAAGCATTTAGAAATGACAACTTATGCGAATAAATAGACGCTAGCTTTTAGTTAAGTCGAACTTGCCACCAGTTTGCATACAATCCGCAGTCTCTTTAAAACTCGGGTTTCCAATTGATTGCTCTTTTTACTTAGCTACTTGCTTGCTATTTCTTTTCCCGCGGAGAAATGACGGCTCATCAGTAGATCGCATATTTTGCGGTAGGGAAGAAAACGGTCTGTTCTTACTCTAATCAGAGATATGGAACAGAATGGAAACAAATAGTTCCTTGAGAGATAGAAGTACCATACTGTTGTGCTAACCAATACTGAAAGCCCGTATTGCTTTTCCGGAGGATTTTCACGCGATCAAAGTCACGcaaacaatgattttgtttggttttgtttcatcaagaaaaaaaaccagtttttgaaaatttaaaagttccttgatcgttttttttttcttcttggttGGCATTCTCTTCAATTTGATAGAGTAGTTGTATTCATCTAAATGACCTCAAAACTCAAAGTGCTTGTTGCGTGTTATTTCGTTAGCAACATGTGACAAACCCTTGGATGTCCTCTTCGCTGTAGACACGTCTGGAAGCATAGATGACGTGCAATTCAAGCATTCACAAAAATTTCTCAGGGACTTAGTGGGATTCTTCAGAATTTCCAACAGCGCTGCTCGGATGGCGGTGTTTGGGTTCGATCATCTTCCGCGATTCTCCAAAGCGTCGAATCTCGATGATCCAACAACCGTATCGCTCACAGGAGTCAGAGAACAAATAGACGATTTGAACTTCTCTCAAGGAGCCACCTTGATTCATGTTGGATTAGTAGAGGCTGGGAATATCTTCAATGTTTCGACTCTTCGGCCGAAAGTACCTcgcgttgttgtttttctaaCAGATGGTGTAAATTATCGTGGAAGTGACAGCCTGGTCCAACCAGCCGAATATTTGAGAACGGTGAGTGAAACAAACttctttgtttagtttagGTAACGGAAAGTAATCTAGAGCGAATCATTAGAACAGCGTATCATGCACGTATCGCGCGAGTTCAGTCCACGCTCACGAGACACACGATCCTGCTCCTCGCTCGATTGCACGACACGAAATCCGTTTTGCGCGATACACGAATTTTTCTAAGATGGTGAGATCGTCAAGGGATTTCTCGTTTTCATGAATAAAAAGCACACAAATTTTGCGGTGAAACCCTCCCCCACCCACCCCCTTCCCATTTAAGGTATGACCGCGATTGCACTCAATAAGATGGATGCTGATCTCAATAAGCGTCACAGTGCCTCCTCACCTTTCTTATTAACTTCACTATCACTGTTGGTGAGAAATAGGGACTGACAAGTGGTTTATGCTTAGACTTAGCGGGACCCTTCgtgatatttataaaaattgAGCGTGCTTCTAAGCACTCATATTTCTGGACAAAACGAGTGGTCCCAAGAAGTCCTCGTGCGGTAGCGTAATGTATTATATTACATGCCGTTGGACAGGCATGAATTATTCGAGAATTCGGCGGGAAATGAACGGGGGATCTCTGACCCAGGACAACACCAACTAGGCTAACGGTCGGGTCAGGAATTACTGCGCCCTAACCTCTCGCCCAAGCTGGCTCCACGGGTTGAATAAATTAACTTATTCCATAAAATTTAGTGGTATAGCGAGTGGTAGCAAATCGATGAAAACGCTACCCCGTCAGTGatggtatcatttttatccaCACGTGTGATATCATTTTTGACCAAACAGCTCGCAGTCaagcaaaaaatcaacaattgATTGTAAGATTATGCAGTCAAATTCAAACCttagtttttgaaataaaaggaaaaagcatcTTTTGTTGTACTCCGACAATTTTAcgtaataaaatgaaaattacatGGTCGCTTGGAGGTACGCTCATTagtaatatattttttcaacacgagaagagaaatttcgtATCTCCGTGGGGCCTTGTAATATCCTTTGTAAGATTTTGGTCTTAGTTATATTCTCACACTTCACTGACTATTTCCATTTCCCATATTTCCCCTGCAGATACATAATGCTCGTGTTATTAGCATAGGAATCGGCTCCGAAAAAATTGTTGATGAAGAGGCGTTGAACATAATGGCTGGTCCAAGAATGTCCGACCAGATCGTTCTTATTGACTTCAAGAAAAAGTCGTGCGGTGCGGACGACGATGAAAGTGAGAACGACGACACAACTAGTGATGAAGAAAGTGGAAATGAGTCGGAAGATGATGGGTGCGGAACCAAATTGAGAGCAGTTGCATCACTAATCTGTCAATGAGcgatgtttgtttttttttgcaagaaagaAATGCCTTGTTTTAGAAAGTTAGTTATAAAGAGTCAAATACAATTTGAATTCGTTTTAAGTCTAAAAAAATGCTGCCCTGCAAGAATTATTGGCAAGGCTGAAGATGGAATGTAATAATTGCTCAGGATTGTGTGCGTGGCGCAGAAGATCGGAATTCCGGAATTGTCAACGCGAAAGTGGGATCTCGGAGCGACTGGAATCCAACCCCCTCTGAGAGCCCCTTCGCTGTAATGTTTACCATGATGGTTTTCCAGAGGCCCTTTTTCAGCTTTTGGGatctgtgaaatttttttttcagataacATAGATGTATTGTCTCCGGAAAAAAACGTCCGTATTGGCCGGAGGTAAACAATATCATGCAGGAGTTGTCAGACCTCGATGAGTATAATTTGACGTCATGTGGGTTGAACGTATCAGGGGAAACCGACATCCGGTGGAAGTCTTTATAAGTTGGACCGTGTGAAGTTCACAAATTCCGATTCTTTGCtctatttacttttttcttgacgTATGTCCCTTAATTGTTCACGTGAGAATAACATTTAGACCCCATGATTACAACTTCCATTGCTTTCTATGGATGTCTTTATTGACTGTAATTGTGCACagccttttttgaaaaaaaaaaaagaaaagaaatgtttacttttcCTGTCTAGTCAACAACCCTTTACTGCAAGTGTCACATTACGtggttttaaattttgatatatgtcactgaaaaaaaaaaaacaacttgttTTGGGCATCAGCGCTGCATTTCATACTTTTTACtacctgtaaaaaaaaaagaaaaagccacATTAGCGAAATAAAGACGGCTTAGACTTTGAACAAGAACTCCAGTAAACAGTCAAACTGGAAGCAATAAGGCTAAGGACTTTGAAATTGAGGCTACACCTCCCAAAGCTGGACGAGTTTCTGCGTCACGTGGATATATGAAGGTTTTTGGCGAAGTCCATTTGTTAGTTCACAAAATACTTTTAAGGAAGATTACCAAGCAAAGTCGGCCACAAAacagaaatggaaaatctattgttatattttttcttaaggTCAGAACCGTGGagaacaac
This sequence is a window from Acropora palmata chromosome 6, jaAcrPala1.3, whole genome shotgun sequence. Protein-coding genes within it:
- the LOC141883340 gene encoding cuticlin-6-like; translation: MELVQHHSKMIARFLLLMFLCFGRDASSFSTCDKPLDVLFAVDTSGSIDDVQFKHSQKFLRDLVGFFRISNSAARMAVFGFDHLPRFSKASNLDDPTTVSLTGVREQIDDLNFSQGATLIHVGLVEAGNIFNVSTLRPKVPRVVVFLTDGVNYRGSDSLVQPAEYLRTIHNARVISIGIGSEKIVDEEALNIMAGPRMSDQIVLIDFKKKSCGADDDESENDDTTSDEESGNESEDDGCGTKLRAVASLICQ